Within the Emticicia oligotrophica DSM 17448 genome, the region TCTAGAATTTAGTGATTGTTGCAAAAGTTTATATTTATCTTGGTTTTTCTGTGATTCTACCATGCCTTCTATTGCTACAGTAATTAGAAAGTCCCAAGTATCCATTTCGCCGCCACTAAAGTTTTTGGTAAACGTGTCGATGCGTCGATTAACAAGGTTGGCTGCTTTTCTAAAGTATGGTTCCATTTCGGGGTGAATCATGAGTGTGATTACTCGACTCGAAACCTTCAAAGCAATTTCTATTTTTTCAGATTCAGCCATTTATCTTTTAATCAAAAAGTCTTATTATAAAAACTGATTGCAGTCATTTTTAACTAAAAATTTAAGTTTTTGACCAACCAATTTAAAAATTATCTACTTCAACGCTCTCAACTAATTTTCGTTTAACAAAGCAATACACGCATCAATCTCTTGTATCAGTTCAGTTATTGTTTTCTTAATTTCCAATTTGTCCTTAGACCTTTGAGCTTTATTCGCTACAATTTTAACACTTTCTTTTTGAATTTCTTTACTTTTTTCAAGAAAAACTTGTTTCTTAATTCTTTCGTTTAAATTTTCAATCTCTTTTTTGTGTTCAGAAATCCTTTTTTCTAGCATTTTAATGTGCGATTTTAATGCCAAAATATCTTCTTGAGCCTGTGAATTCTCAGAAAATAGTTTGTTAAAAATTCTACTAAATCGAGCATACATGAAAGCATTTTCTTCTTTCATAATTTGCTCCATGTATTTCTGTTCAATGCTATTAGTCATAATAACATATTAGTTTTCAGTCGTTGTGAAAAGGTTGCCTACTTAAAATTAAGTAGGCATTATTTTTTTATTTCATTGATTTCTTGGCTGCCTGCTTGAAATCAGCAATCAAATCTCTGATATCTTCGAGACCAACCGAGCAGCGAATAAGTCCTTCTGTAATACCTAATTTTGCTTTATCAGCTGGTGATAATTTAGAGTGAGTGGTTGTATTCGGATTCGTAATAATTGTACGGGCATCACCTAAATTTGAAGAGTTTGATGCGATTTTTATTAATTGAGTAAATTTATTCACTCTTTTAAAACCACCTTCTAATTCAAAAGTAACCATTGCCCCACCGGCTTTCATTTGTTTTTTTGCCAGTTCAAATTGAGGGTGGCTCGGTAAATGTGGATATTTTACATTTTTGATTCCATCCATTTTCTCAAGAGCTTTAGCTAATTTTATTGCGTTCTCACAGTGGCGAGCCATTCTAATTTCTAAGGTTTCAAGACTTTTTGATAATACCCAAGCATTAAATGGTGCCATCGAAGGCCCTGTATGACGACAGAAAAATCTGACTGGAGCAATTAATTCTTTTGTTCCTGTGATAATTCCTCCTAAAACTCTACCTTGACCATCCATAAACTTTGTTGCAGAATGAACAATTAAGTTTGCACCATAATCTGTTGGTGTATGAATGATTGGCGTAGCAAAACAATTATCTACATAATAAATTAAGTTATGTTTTTTTGCTAAACGACCAATCATGGCCATATCAACTAACTCCAGACCCGGATTTGATGGAGTTTCAAGGTAAACCATTTTGGTATTTGCTTGAATCGCCGATTCCCAATCTTCTTCGCTTGCAGTTGCATCAAGGTAAGTATGAGTAATGCCCCATTTAGACAAGATTTGCGTGAGGATTTGGTGTGCAGAGCCAAATAATGCTCGAGAGGCTACAACATGGTCTCCTGATTTTAAATGAGCGGCAAATCCTGCAAATACTGCTGCCATACCTGTTGCGGTTGCAATGCCTTCTTCACAGTTTTCAAGCATGCATACTTTATCTACAAATTCTTGTACTGAAGGATTTGAAAATCTGGTGTATATATTCCCTTCGAGTGTTTCATCGAAAAGTGCTTTGCCTTGTTCGGCATCTTCAAAACAAAAGCTACTTGTGAGAAACAAAGGCGTTGAGTGTTCTCTATATTGTGAACGTTTAGTTTGAATTCTAATGGCTTTGGTTTGTTTCTCCATCTTAATGATTATAATTCTTTGGTAATTCGTTTTGTAAATATCGTTAGCCTAGTGAAATAAGGTTTTAAAATTTACCCATTTCATAATTTTTTATCCAATCTTTCTGAAATCCGTGAATACTTTTAAAAAATGGGATAAAGTATTGCTTCATGTCAGCCTCAAAATTTCCAGTGGGCATAAATGGTTCTGCAAAAATAATTGATTTGCGAGGGTAATCAAAGCCAGACATGATGATTGGAACATTAGCGGCATGAGCCATATAATAGAAACCAGTTTTTAACTTACTAACATTTTTTCTGGTTCCTTCGGGAGCAATGGCTACTAAAAGTTTTTCATGAGCATTAAAAGTTGCCGCTACTTGTTGTACAAAGTTTGTACTTTTACTTCTATAAACAGGTGTACCCCCTAAGCCTCTAAAAATCCATCCAAAAGGCGGTCGGAATAATTCGGCTTTGCCTAAGTAACTAATGTTTATTCCCATGGCAGCCCTTGTGCCTAATCCAATTAGAAAATCCGCTGTACGAGCATGTGGTGCTACCGCAAACAACCCTTTATTTAAGTTCTTTGGGGTATTGACCAATTTCCAACCCGATGCTTTAAATATTATTTTGAAGAGCCAGTTTAGCATAATTTTAGTTTAAGTGCGTTACACAACCTAAATTTAGGGTATTGTATTTTAATGAAAAAGGATTTAATAAAGTTTTACCTCAATAATTATTTAGTGGGGTAAATTTTGAATGATAACAAAAGGTTTTGGGCTAAAACAAAGGATAAATATAATCAATGAAATCCAACCTAATATTTTTCTTTCAAGCGTAAGAGGTTTCATATCATAAGTTGTTGGATGATAAACGCCCAGGTATCGACCAATCATTAATCCGAAAGCTAAAAAACCTGAGTACCCCTCAATCGTTGGAATAAAATAAGATAATATTAGCTGTGTAGCTACCACCGATAAGGCAATTAGCCAGTTAGTAAGGTAGTTCTCTGAAATTTTCGAGAAACAAAGATAATTAAAGAGAATATACAGAATGTATTTGCCAATTAACTCTAAGAAAATCTGATTGTCTTGTGTGGTAAATTCATGGGCATTGAACAAGCCTAAGCCCGCATAAAATACAAATCCTGTGAAAATAATCGGAGAAACTACGTTGAAAGCTTTATCTCCTATTAAGCCATAAAGTATATGCCCGCCATCAAGCTGACCAATTGGGAATAGATTTAGTGCAGTAAAAAATAAAGAAAGATAGCCCGCAAATATAATCGGGTAATTAGTGTAAAGATAAGGATGTGGCAATTCTCCGTTCGAAACATATTGCTCAAAAAAATTAAACAACAAACTATCTCCTAGTTTTATTGATATGTAATCGGGGGTTGTTTCAAGGAATTTGCCATATTCGTTTCCGTATTGTTTGAAAATTGGGAAAAGTTGAAAAACATAATCAAGTGGAGGTAAATGCGAGAAGCCATACCAAAGAACAAAAAGTGCTGCTACGAATCCTGCTAGAGGGCCAGCAATACCGATATCAAAATATTTCGTACGTGATTGAATTCTTTCTTTGATGCGAATAAATGCACCTAAAGTGCCAAACGTAGATGTAATCCCTCCAAGCCAAAGTGGAATATAAAAAGGGAGGGTTACGTCCGTTCTATGCTTCTTGGCTATAAAATAATGCCCGAATTCGTGTATAGTCAAAACACCAAGAAATGGTACAGAATATTGAAAGCCATCTAAAAACTCATTCCAACCTAGTGTATTTTCTCCAAAAAAAAATGGTCTTCCATAAATCCATTCTGCACCAGTAAGAGTTGTTGCAATGAGGGTAGTTATAAATAAAATTATTTGTATCGAAAGCGTACGTTTTTGATTCATAAGTTGATAATTGTGCAAATGCAAAGTAACAACTTAAAATAGGTTTTTACAATACTCTATGATTGAAGTAGGAGGTTCAACTAAAATAGTTTGCATGCCGATTGACTTTGCAGATTCTATATTATGATGGTTATCATCAAAGAATATTACTTCGTTGGGTTTTAAATTGTTTAGTTTGAGTACTTCATGGTAAATAGCCGTATCGGGCTTCCACAACCCCATTTCATAAGAGAGATATGTTTTATCAAAGAGAATGTTTAGATGCTCAATGTCATGGGCTTTCTTGAGGTATTGATTAGAAGCCTCAATATGAATGTTATTTGTATTACTCAATAAAAAAACAGGGTATTTTTGTCGAATTTTTTTAATTAATTCAATTCTATCCTTGGGGATATCAAGTAATAGTGCGTTCCAAGCAGTATCTACTTCATAATCACTCAGTGGAAATCCTACAGTTTGTCGAATGACTTCTCTAAATTCTTCATCTGTAAATTGCCCAGTTTCATATCTCCTAAAAATCTGATCTTCAATAATTTTTTTTTCGATATATTCAGCTGGCTTAGATGTAAATTGGGCAAATTTTTGATAGATTAGAGGAACATCAATATTTATTATTACATTCCCAAAGTCAAAAATCACGGCTTTGAATTTCATAAAAAATTTAATAAGGGCTAGTTAATTATCAAGTAATAATTTTGGATACTTAACTAGAAACGTTTTCATTAGCATTATATTTTGATAACCTAATAAAATGAAAAAAAACAGACTAATTGCTCCTTTTTTAGTTTTTACTTACTATAGTTCACCGCTTTTAAGCATATTGTAAATAGTAGATTTTCCGATGTCTAATTTTTCAGCAACCAATAAAACATCATCGTCATACTTATTCAAAAAATGTCGAATAATTCTCCTGTTATACTCTCGCAGTGTTACTTCATCTAATAAAAAAGCACCTTCTGGTTTTATAGAATTAAACGTAATATCGTCGGCTGAGATGGTATCTTCAATGGCCATTACACATGCTAATTCAATTATTGCTTTCAGTTCTCGAATATTTCCAGGGTAAGAATAGCTCAAAAGTTTTTGTGAGGCTTCATTACTCAAGCTAATTTTATGCACCCTATTTTTCTTACTGTATTCTTCAATAAAATATTTCGATAAAACTATAATATCATTGCCTCGTTCCCGAAGCGGAGGAAGTTGCAAGTTTAAACCTAATAATCGGTAGTACAAATCTTCTCTAAAATTTCCTTTTTGTACTTCTTCCGCTAAATTTCGATGAGTTGCAACAATGATTCGGCAATCGATCTTAACAATTTGATTTCCACCAATTCTTGTAATTTCTTGTTCTTGCAAGACCCTAAGAATTTTTGCTTGCATTGTTAATTCCATTTCGCCAATTTCATCTAGGAAAAGAGTCCCTCCGTTGGCCTCCTCAAACTTACCAATCCTTCTACTAATTGCACCGGTAAATGCTCCTTTTTCATGGCCAAAAAGCTCACTTTCGACTAAGTCTTTCGGGATTGCGGCCATATTAACTGCAACAAAAGGTTTTTTATTTCTTGTAGAATTATGATGAATCGCCTTAGCAACAAGCTCTTTTCCAGTACCAGTTTCTCCGTGTATGGAAACATTAATATTGCTTTTCGACGCCTTCTCCATTAAAGAAAAAATCCGATGTAAGGCGGCACTATTCCCTTTGATAGCTTTATCAAATTCATACTTTTCGCGTACTTCTTCACGGAGTTGTGAAATTTCAGCTCTTAGCTCCTGCGTTTCCTTAATTTTGAGGATAGAGTTCCAAAGTCTCTCTTTAGTATTGGCATCTTTTACGATGTAGTCATAAGCACCATTTTTTAGTAATTGTACAGCAGTAGAAATATCTTCTTGCCCCGAAATAATTATTACTGGGATTTCTGGATTTTCTTTGTGAATTCTTTTCAAGACCGTTTCACCATCCATATCTGGAAGTGAATAGTCAAGAGTAATAGCAATGGGTCTTCGAAAGAGATTTTCCAGTAAACTTTTACCAGTTTCAAACCTTTCAACTGTGTAATCAGGGTTAAGCGTGAGGTAGTACTCTAGCATCGCCCCATAGAAAGGGTCGTCTTCAACAATAAAAATTATTTGCGAATTTTCCATTAAATTGTTAATATGGCATTCAAATTAGATTCAATTTCCAACATTTATTTTTTATTTCCAAATTATGGAATATTATAATAATTGGCATAATTTTAGTTAATTGATTATCAGTGTTTTGTGAGTTTTCGAAAAACTGGCAAAAGAATTGAAATGTATTTTATATAACAATAACAAAAAGAAAATACGATGAAAAAAAGACTTCTCATTATCGACGATAATGTTATGTTATTAGCGTTGATTAAACACTGCTACAGCGAAACTTTTGATCTTACCCTTTGCAACAGCTTACATGAAGCAAAAGATATACTTCAGAGTGGTTTGATGCCAGATGGTATCATTACAGATTTGAATTTAGAAGATGGAGACGGTAAAGCAATTATTAGCTATCTTAAAACCAATCCACTCTACGTAAATATTCCTTTGATTGTATTGTCTGGTGAAGATAAAAGCCAAAGTAGAATTGAGTGTTTGAAATTGGGAGCCGATGATTATGTAGTGAAACCATTTCATCCAGAAGAGTTACAAATTCGTATTGAAAAGTTATTGAATGTCCTTCCTTCTTCCAACAACTCAAACAATGCTAATACTGCTGATAAAAAAGATTCTGATGATAAGCCTTCAAAGGGTTTTTTAACACCAAAATTATCCTTTAGAAAGAGATTTTTTGATATCGTTGTTGCAGGTACAGCATTACTTTTACTTTCTCCGCTATTACTGATAGTTGCTATACTAATAAAACTTGATTCGAAAGGTCCAGTGTTTTTTCTTTCTAAGAGAATAGGTGCTGGATATAAAGTTTTTGAGCTTTATAAATTTCGTACTATGCGTACAGGTGCAGAAAATGAAATTAAAAATATGGCTCATTTGAACATGTATGAAACTGCGAAGCAAGAAGTAGATTTAGCATCCGATGGAAATTTAATTGATGATTCAGGTTGGAAAAATGAAGA harbors:
- a CDS encoding cell division protein ZapA — translated: MAESEKIEIALKVSSRVITLMIHPEMEPYFRKAANLVNRRIDTFTKNFSGGEMDTWDFLITVAIEGMVESQKNQDKYKLLQQSLNSRLDDIEQRFTLLG
- a CDS encoding trans-sulfuration enzyme family protein, which encodes MEKQTKAIRIQTKRSQYREHSTPLFLTSSFCFEDAEQGKALFDETLEGNIYTRFSNPSVQEFVDKVCMLENCEEGIATATGMAAVFAGFAAHLKSGDHVVASRALFGSAHQILTQILSKWGITHTYLDATASEEDWESAIQANTKMVYLETPSNPGLELVDMAMIGRLAKKHNLIYYVDNCFATPIIHTPTDYGANLIVHSATKFMDGQGRVLGGIITGTKELIAPVRFFCRHTGPSMAPFNAWVLSKSLETLEIRMARHCENAIKLAKALEKMDGIKNVKYPHLPSHPQFELAKKQMKAGGAMVTFELEGGFKRVNKFTQLIKIASNSSNLGDARTIITNPNTTTHSKLSPADKAKLGITEGLIRCSVGLEDIRDLIADFKQAAKKSMK
- a CDS encoding 1-acyl-sn-glycerol-3-phosphate acyltransferase, giving the protein MLNWLFKIIFKASGWKLVNTPKNLNKGLFAVAPHARTADFLIGLGTRAAMGINISYLGKAELFRPPFGWIFRGLGGTPVYRSKSTNFVQQVAATFNAHEKLLVAIAPEGTRKNVSKLKTGFYYMAHAANVPIIMSGFDYPRKSIIFAEPFMPTGNFEADMKQYFIPFFKSIHGFQKDWIKNYEMGKF
- a CDS encoding site-2 protease family protein is translated as MNQKRTLSIQIILFITTLIATTLTGAEWIYGRPFFFGENTLGWNEFLDGFQYSVPFLGVLTIHEFGHYFIAKKHRTDVTLPFYIPLWLGGITSTFGTLGAFIRIKERIQSRTKYFDIGIAGPLAGFVAALFVLWYGFSHLPPLDYVFQLFPIFKQYGNEYGKFLETTPDYISIKLGDSLLFNFFEQYVSNGELPHPYLYTNYPIIFAGYLSLFFTALNLFPIGQLDGGHILYGLIGDKAFNVVSPIIFTGFVFYAGLGLFNAHEFTTQDNQIFLELIGKYILYILFNYLCFSKISENYLTNWLIALSVVATQLILSYFIPTIEGYSGFLAFGLMIGRYLGVYHPTTYDMKPLTLERKILGWISLIIFILCFSPKPFVIIQNLPH
- a CDS encoding HAD family hydrolase, giving the protein MKFKAVIFDFGNVIINIDVPLIYQKFAQFTSKPAEYIEKKIIEDQIFRRYETGQFTDEEFREVIRQTVGFPLSDYEVDTAWNALLLDIPKDRIELIKKIRQKYPVFLLSNTNNIHIEASNQYLKKAHDIEHLNILFDKTYLSYEMGLWKPDTAIYHEVLKLNNLKPNEVIFFDDNHHNIESAKSIGMQTILVEPPTSIIEYCKNLF
- a CDS encoding sigma-54-dependent transcriptional regulator: MENSQIIFIVEDDPFYGAMLEYYLTLNPDYTVERFETGKSLLENLFRRPIAITLDYSLPDMDGETVLKRIHKENPEIPVIIISGQEDISTAVQLLKNGAYDYIVKDANTKERLWNSILKIKETQELRAEISQLREEVREKYEFDKAIKGNSAALHRIFSLMEKASKSNINVSIHGETGTGKELVAKAIHHNSTRNKKPFVAVNMAAIPKDLVESELFGHEKGAFTGAISRRIGKFEEANGGTLFLDEIGEMELTMQAKILRVLQEQEITRIGGNQIVKIDCRIIVATHRNLAEEVQKGNFREDLYYRLLGLNLQLPPLRERGNDIIVLSKYFIEEYSKKNRVHKISLSNEASQKLLSYSYPGNIRELKAIIELACVMAIEDTISADDITFNSIKPEGAFLLDEVTLREYNRRIIRHFLNKYDDDVLLVAEKLDIGKSTIYNMLKSGEL
- a CDS encoding sugar transferase, which encodes MKKRLLIIDDNVMLLALIKHCYSETFDLTLCNSLHEAKDILQSGLMPDGIITDLNLEDGDGKAIISYLKTNPLYVNIPLIVLSGEDKSQSRIECLKLGADDYVVKPFHPEELQIRIEKLLNVLPSSNNSNNANTADKKDSDDKPSKGFLTPKLSFRKRFFDIVVAGTALLLLSPLLLIVAILIKLDSKGPVFFLSKRIGAGYKVFELYKFRTMRTGAENEIKNMAHLNMYETAKQEVDLASDGNLIDDSGWKNEEVILDENSQKSAFLKFKDDPRITKLGAFLRNTSIDEIPQLINIIKGDMSIVGNRPLPLYEAEQLTKDESIARFLAPAGLTGLWQVTKRGKGELSAKERQDLDNTYAQKHNWKFDLKLIAKTFPALFQSEKM